Below is a genomic region from Rosa chinensis cultivar Old Blush chromosome 5, RchiOBHm-V2, whole genome shotgun sequence.
GCTCTGTGGTTATGGACACTGAAATAGAAGTAATTGCTCCAGTGCACACTCCTATAATGGCGGTACTGATGATAAGAGAGACGTTAGCTGGGTTGAGAAGCAAGAAAAAAACTCCGGCTATTGGTGCCGCTACTGCCATTAGGAATGCAGGCCTTGAAATCATATACTTGCTTCTGAAAAAGTAGAAAGGAGAAAATATTCGTAATTggcttcaaaaattcatatagCAAGCACATGTTTCATTCCACTCAAATATGAcaatataattttctaattgtaatttaaaaaattacTGAAAATTAGGGATGGGAGTAGTTACCTTGCGAAGAAATAATCCAGAAGTGAAGGCATGAGACGGCCAAAGAACCCGaaggaagaagataaagaaaCCAGAGAAGAAGTCTTAGATGAGCCTCTTGCCTCTGCTATCTGTCCCAAGGTGTTCAAGAACACGAGCCCAATTGTTGCACTGAAAAAATAAGCTAGGAAATATAACCAGAAATCTATCCTTTGCACCATCAACGTCACTCCAATCTCCTCTTTAACACCAATCCCATGATGTACCTGTACTTCACCAACCCCATTGTGAACCTGCACTGTACTatgctcctcttcttcttcctctttcacTACACCACTCTCTATGCTCTCTAGGCCATTCTGATCATCTATGCTGACATTGTACACTCTGTTCTCTCTGTCTAGGTTCCATCTTCTTGATATTTTTTCTCTGATTTTTTCCACAATTGGGATTACCAAGGGCATCAGTAGGAATACTCCGGTGCCTATCGCTCTGTCTAAGCCGATCATTGATCCTAAACTGGTGATGACGGCATAGATTCCGGTGGCAATGGTTATCACAAACATTAAATTGAACCCCGTTGCCATGTTTCTTGGCTCCCCTGTTCCCACATCAATGTTTCTCACCAATGGTGCCACTACAGCACAGACTAGTAAAGGCAGGAGAGAGTTTAGAAGAAGATAGGCCTGTGCTCTCTTATGAGGTGAAGAAGAAAAGGCAGCACTGACAATATCTGTGTAGATTTTTGCACTCAATCCCTGGTAACTTGTTGTTAGTCCCACAGCAACCTGTTGGAGAAGCGGAAAGTTTCGAATACTAACAACATAGCAAACGGTATTGATCCAACAGACGCTATTGCCTGCCACCATGGTGAGCAAGAATATTTGCCAATATGCTGGAGATGAGATTTGGTTTGTTACGAATAGAAATTGGACGCCGTAGCCAATCAACCCGAGAAGTGATCCGATTATGAGGACTAGCCAAAGGGGAAGGTAAATAGCAGCAATGCCGGAAAACCAACCAAAGAGTTTCCCTGCGTCAGAGGCGAA
It encodes:
- the LOC112167144 gene encoding protein NUCLEAR FUSION DEFECTIVE 4, with translation MSSSSKAFQWLSLVGIIWLQSINGTNTTFPAYSSQLKNSLSMSQIQINNLVFASDAGKLFGWFSGIAAIYLPLWLVLIIGSLLGLIGYGVQFLFVTNQISSPAYWQIFLLTMVAGNSVCWINTVCYVVSIRNFPLLQQVAVGLTTSYQGLSAKIYTDIVSAAFSSSPHKRAQAYLLLNSLLPLLVCAVVAPLVRNIDVGTGEPRNMATGFNLMFVITIATGIYAVITSLGSMIGLDRAIGTGVFLLMPLVIPIVEKIREKISRRWNLDRENRVYNVSIDDQNGLESIESGVVKEEEEEEHSTVQVHNGVGEVQVHHGIGVKEEIGVTLMVQRIDFWLYFLAYFFSATIGLVFLNTLGQIAEARGSSKTSSLVSLSSSFGFFGRLMPSLLDYFFARSKYMISRPAFLMAVAAPIAGVFFLLLNPANVSLIISTAIIGVCTGAITSISVSITTELFGTKKFSINHNVVVANISIGSFLFGYSSALLYSKEGNEDGSCLGMACYRITFIIWGSLCTFGTVLALTLYARTRKFYSKRS